Part of the Candidatus Aegiribacteria sp. genome, GGTCGAATACGGAATTCAGGTTTCAACAGCTGTGATCGAATGGTGTAATGAAACACTTGAAACTCTGGAAGGTCAACTTTAATTCAGATAGTTCTTTTCATAAAACCTCATTACATCTTTCCCAGCGGCATTATATAGAGAGGGACTTCCTCTCTGGTCATCCTTATCACCTGCATCAATACCAGGTCGCTGAAGGAGCCTTTAAGGCATATGCCTGAAGGTATACATTCTCAGCCGAATGGCCGAGATCCATGCATACATAACGTTCCCGGCCTCGATCTCCGTATTTCTGTGTACAGCGTTCAAAAACAGCCGAATACACAATCGCCGCCCCCGCATTCTCGAAATGAGGCTGATTGAATCCAGCATTGCTTAATTCCTCCCAGCAATCATCGCCAACGATGCGCACGAGTTCATGGGTTTCTGATTTGTACCAGTAGATTCCACGATCGAGATCAGTTACGTTACGAGCCACCAGGTAGAGTTCCAGAGGATACAATGCCCCAGCCGATGGAGCTGTTCTGAGACCGCCTCGCAGGAAGTCCGGTGCGTTTTCGATAGGATTGCTCAGCCCGTACGCGGACCACAGGAGCTGCGAAACCTCAGCGAGAGTCAACGGTGAATCCTCATAGAAGCGCACGGATCGCCGGTTCTGCAAGGCCTCCTCCACTGACACATCACTTGATAACCGGGGTTGAGGTAATACAACCAACGGCCCTTCCGGGTGTTCTTCCGGTAATGAGGCCAAAATGGCATCCGCTCTGGCGTCCATCGCTGCAAATAAAGCATACCAACGGCTATCTGAGTGAAGGTTTACAAGATCCTCGTCTTCCTCAAGCCATTGCTTTTTGATAATATTGCTGCTGACCGCTTTCTCGAGATACATGAACGCCGCATCGAGGTTCTCGCAAAGGGAGGCGGCGCAAGCAGCGTTATACAACTCGAAGATATCGCCTTCTTCGATCTGAAAGGCCTGTTGGTACAACTCAAGTGCAGCCTGGTGATCCAGGGCCGACGACTTGTTCCTGGCTTCGAGTACGAGCTGGTCATACTCATGAGCAAATGCGGCCGTACTGAAGCACGACAACAGAATGAATACAGCAACCACCTTGTTCATCATCGGAATTTCTCCTTTATGGTGCTTTACGTGCTGACAGTGAGCTTATAGCATGAGCGATAGTAAATCGGTTTTTCAAACAACCCGGTATCTGATCCAGATACAGCTCATTCATACCTTCATTATTACCTTCTCAATTCAGATGTGTTAGTCATCCTGATCAAGGATGTTTCAACTGGAGTTGGTTTCAAAGGTTTTTAAGGTTAAACGAACAATACAAAAATCTAATAACGCAGGGTATTAAGCTTGAAGACAATTCTCAATGATTGATCTATTTCCAGCATTACAGCTGGTGACAGCTTCCCGCGGATTTTAACTAATCTTTGACGATGATCAACAGGGCGTGTTTGCAGACAATCTGCAAGGGATTTCTTTGTAAGGCCATTACTCTTGGATGGAGTAATCTCAATATTTGTTCTTATTCTAGCTTTTTTTGCATTCCACTCGGTAACAGGAACAACTTGAATAACGGGAACAATTTCATTGTAAATATCGTTGGTTACGATTATGCATGGTCTTACTTTTCCAGTTTCCGAGCCCTTAACCGGGTCAAGATTTACATCAATAATCATTCCTCTTTTCAATACGGTCATTCCGGCCATCCGGTTATAGCTGATTGGGTCAGCTCTTTCAAATTGTCATCCTCTGTGTAAATCTCAGAATAAAGTTCTGCCGATTCTCTCAGGGTATCGAGTTCCAATCTGCTTTGCAGCTGATCTATGGCTTTGCGAACCATTGAGCTTTTATCCTTGAAGCCGTAAGCCTTGTATTTGCTCAAGAATTCTGCTTGAGCCTCATGAACGCTGAATTTTCGCTGAGGCATGATGTCCCTCTTTCTGGTACTTGATTATGTACCGCAATCTACGACCCAATATTGGTCCTACGGCAATGAATGTCAATACTACTCAACATTTATTGTATGGAAAAATGGCGGTCGAATACGGAATTCAGGTTTCAACAACTGTGATCGAATGGTGTAATGAAACGCTTGAAATTCTGGAAGGGCTCCTTTGATTCAGACAGTCCCGTTTATATCTGCAACCAAATATCTGAATAGATACACATCGTTGCCGCCGCTATCATGTTATGGTTGAAGCAATATCAGAAGACCCGCAAGGGCAGCAGCGATTACAATGATTCCTGCAGCAATATAAACGATGATCCTGGATGTTTGACCAAGGAATTGGGTGTTGTGGCGAAAACCGTTGAATTGCTGGAGAAGAGAATTCCTCTCATCGATATCGTTTTGCAGCAAATTCGTGTAGTGAAAAAATGCTTTTCCTAACATTGCCTGACCCTCCCACTATTTAAACACCGAAGAGGAGAATTTGGTTTCCTTTTCATTCAGGTATCCCCCACTTGTCACAGGTTGGAATCAGCGAAAACCCAAGTTTCTGTTGTTTCTGACTGATTTTCATCTCCGCGTGAAGAACTCGTAGTCTATTCTTCAGTTTCATTTCACTCTCTTCTTTAGGGCGGAAGCTGTGGAGCATGATCCTCCTTACCTGTGTGATTTCAAGGTTCTCAATGTAAGATCGAAATTCCAGGTTCAGGGTATTCACGGCCACCAGCTTCCCCAGTCAATCCAGAGGAAACTGATAGCGGAGGGCAAGGATCTCGATTAGATAAACTACGAGGGTACTGATTTCGAGCGAAAAGTATCCAACGCGGGCACAAATACCCGGATAATCAGAGAGTTCATGGATGAATGCATCAAGGATGATACAGGTACTCTTCCAGGTAAAACCATTTTCTTCGCCATAACCAAAGCTCACGCAAGGCGTCTTCAGGATATCTTCGATACCCTCTATCCGGAACATGCAGGGCGTTTATCCTGTGTAATCGTCTCAGATGACCCCAGAGTTCACGGTAAAGGCGGGCCTACGATCAGAGGACCGCAAGCTTCATTCAGCTCATGCGCCATATTCTCGGACTTGAAACCCTCGAATCCTGGAGTGTTAAGGTCAACAGCAGCTTCGACGAGTTCATCGCAGAGCATACTACCATTACATCACTTCAGATAAGATTCCTGCAGACTCTGAGGAATTTTATCATTCAAACAGGCAAGCTCGATAAAAAGGATCTCATTCAGGCTCCATTCACTCAGATTCACCCCATGGGCGTAAGGGGAGTATTCAGCAGGGAGGAAATAAAAGAGATCATGAAGCTTACCGAAACACTCACTGCATGAAACACTCCCATACACAAACAATAAGGGTAACGAATCACTTCAACAAGGTAAAATAGTCTAGGCATTACCCCATAAAATCAGTCGATAAGTTCTATTCAGGGTAATATAGCCTTGACATTACCCCATTGATATATATATTACCCCAATAGACAGTAAGCATGTCTCTCGCTGAAAGGAAACAAATGCATTCCCTGCTCAGGAGCTTTGTAGGTTCGTTAAGCTTCTCTTCAGATCACCTCACTACTATTAAGAAACTTGGGGAGTTCAAGGGCAAGCAGGAACTCTATTCAAAGCAGATACCAGAAGTGTTGGAGCGTCTCCGCGAGAACGCGATCATTGAATCAGTCACCGCTTCAAACAGGATCGAAGGGATAACAGCTCCGGAGACAAGAATCAAAGCCATAGCCCGAAACCCGGAGAAGGGTCACAATCACAACGAGCAGGCAATAGCGGGGTATCGGGACGCACTCAACCTGATTCATTCATCGCATCAGGGAATGACATTCGACTGTAACGCAATACTCCAGCTTCATTCAATGATCTATCGGTACCTCCCTGAGGATGGAGGACACTGGAAGTACGTTGATAATGTGATAGAAGAAAGAAATCTTGATGGAGATTTGATAAAAGTAAAGTTCAAACCTGTAAGCCATTTAGAAACACCTGAAGCCATGAGATCGCTCGAACAAGGATATCTGACGCAGACGGAACGCTACCGAACAGAACCGCTGATATTAATTCCTCTGTCAATCCTGGATTTTCTCTGCATACACCCATTCGATGACGGGAACGGGCGTATTGCACGATTGCTCTCATTGCTTCTGCTTTACAAAAGCGGCTTTGAAGTAGGCCGGTATATCAGCCTTGAGCGCATTATCGATGAATCATTAAAAAGCTACTACGACACTCTCGAAGCAAGCTCCATAAACTGGCATGCCAATATGCATGATCCTTTTCCCTGGATAACCTATTTCTGGGGAGTACTTATCAGAGCGTACAAGGAGCTTGAAGATCGAGTAGGAACATCACAACCATCAAGAGGTTCAAAAACAGCAAGGGTAACAGAAGCTATTATGCATTTTCCTGGAGAGTTTTCAATCTCAGATCTGGAAAGGAAATGTCCCACAGTAAGCAGAGACATGATAAGAGTAGTTCTCCGGCAACTGAAGGAAGAGAATATCATATCCGTTCAGCGCAGGGGAAGGGCTTCAAAATGGACCGTAATCAACAGAGGAGACCTAAATGCTGACAGGTAAACTGAAAGGACTGCTGAACAGTCTCTGGGACAGATTCTGGTCTGGAGGTATAGCCAACCCCCTTACGGTAATGGAGCAGATAAGCTACTTATTGTTTATTCGAAGACTCGATGCAATGGATAGTAAAAACAAAGCAGATGCGGAATGGCTTAACAAGGAATACAATTCCATTTTCGCGGGACAAGAGGACTGCAGGTGGAGCCGCTTCAAGCACCTTCCTGGAGATGAGATGCTTGTCCACGTGAGGGATAATGTCTTTCCCTTCATCAAAAACCTTGGAGACAAAAATCAGCCTTTCTCGCAGTACATGCAGGATGCCGTATTCATCATTCCCAAAGCATCACTGCTTGTAGAAGCTGTCGGCATCATAGACAGTATTTACACCGAGATAGACAGGGAACGGCAGGAGAACGGTCAGACCTTCCATGATACACAGGGCGATATCTACGAGTTCCTCCTTTCAGAGATTAGTTCATCAGGCAAGAACGGTCAGTTCAGAACACCAAGGCATATAATCCAGATGATGTGTGAACTCGTTGATCCGAAACTCGGTGAGCAGATATGTGATCCTGCCTGCGGAACAGGTGGATTCCTGCTGGGGGCTTACCAGCACATCCTTACAGCTCACACCAGCCCTGAGCTAAGACATAAGGACGAGAACGGATTTGAGAGAGGATTGGTCGGTGATAAACTCACCGATGAGCGCCAGTGGAAAAGCCTGAGAGAAAGAACATTCTACGGGTATGACTTTGACACAACGATGGTTCGGATAGGGCTCATGAATCTTATGCTCCATGGCATAGAGCAGGCTGACATAGACTACATGGACACCCTCTCAAAAAGATTCAACGAGAAGGACTGTTACGATGTGGTACTCGCCAACCCACCTTTCAAGGGAAGCATCGACAAGGGTGACATCAATGAGGAACTGTGCCTTCCAACCACAAAGACAGAACTTCTTTTCGTTAACAGAATCATCAACCTCCTGAGAATCGGTGGAAGGGCAGCTGTCATAGTCCCGGATGGCGTTTTGTTAGGCTCTTCAAACGCCCATAAAAAGCTCAGACAAATGCTCATAGAGGACTGTGAACTCCAGGGCATCGTATCCATGCCTTCAGGAGTGTTCAAACCCTACGAAGGTGTAAGTACTGCGGTAGTTGTATTCGTAAAGGGCGGAAAAACAGAGAATGTATGGTTCTATGATATGCAGGCAGATGGTTATTCCCTTGATGACAAGCGTGACAAGATAGAATCAAATGACATTCCTGACATCATCAACAGATGGAAAAACAGAGATCCTGAAAAGAACACCGATAGAAAGGCAAAAGCTTTCACAGTTCCGGTAAAGGAGATAATCGACAACAAGTACGACCTCTCCATCAACCGCTACAAAGAGATAGAGTACGAAGAAGTCGAGTACGACCCTCCCAAAGAGATACTCCAGAAACTCCGGGAACTTGAAGATGACATCCGTAAAGACCTGGATGAGCTCGAGGGAATGCTGGGATGAAGAAGCGATATGAAAGCATACCATTAGGAGAAATATGTGAAATGAGAAGTGGAGGTACTCCAAGACGAGGAAACCCGAATTTCTATGGTGGGAACATTCCTTGGGCAAAGATTGCTGATCTGAATACCACCGATAGAGTAGTCACAGGAACAAATGAGAGCATTACCGAAGAAGGATTATCAACTATTGGAAATCGTGTTTTCCCTGAAGGAACTTTATTACTTGCTATGTATGGATCTGTTGGGAAAGTCGCATTTGCAGGTAAACCTTTATCTACCAATCAAACTATTCTAGGTATCAATGTGCGAGATTCCAACAGACTCGATTCAAGGTACCTCTTTCATTGGTTTGAAAGCAATCAACGAAAGCTTCTTGCTGATGCCCGTGGTGTAACCACAAATAACATCTCTAAGACAATTGTCATGAACCTTAGGATTCCACTCCCCCCACTGGAAGAGCAGAAACGCATTGCTGCCATTCTGGACAAGGCAGACGTTGTTCGCCGCAAACGTCAGGAGTCAATCCGCCTGACAGAAGAATTCCTGAAATCTGTTTTCCTCGACATGTTCGGCGATCCGGTATGCAATCCAAATATTGATAAGCTCCCTGCGGGTTGGAATAGATGCGTGGTTGCCGACCTTAGAACAAGTGGGAAGTGGACCTGTATTGGTGGTCCCTTTGGCTCCAATCTTACCTCAAGTGACTACCGTGTCTCAAGAGTACCGGTGATACGAGGTTCAAACCTTTCAACCAATGATTGCTTCGTATCAGAGGATGAATTAGTAGATCCAGTTTGGCTTGTTTCGTATTTGCAAGCTCCGATGGCTCAACGAATTATTGAAAATCGTACACTCTCAACCGGTGTTCCACATATAAATCTTGGCATACTCAGAGAATTCCCTGTCAATCTACCTCCTATAGCGGAACAGAAAAGGTATTCTGCCCTCAATACGGAAACAGTGAAGGCGAACAAAAAACAACGAGACGCATTGGAATTTTCTCACGGGCTCTTCAACTCCCTCGTCCAACGTGCGTTCAAGGGGTTTCTCTTTTAGGAGAATCTTATGCAGGTTTTTCTGATCTACTGACAACA contains:
- a CDS encoding SagB/ThcOx family dehydrogenase, producing the protein MMNKVVAVFILLSCFSTAAFAHEYDQLVLEARNKSSALDHQAALELYQQAFQIEEGDIFELYNAACAASLCENLDAAFMYLEKAVSSNIIKKQWLEEDEDLVNLHSDSRWYALFAAMDARADAILASLPEEHPEGPLVVLPQPRLSSDVSVEEALQNRRSVRFYEDSPLTLAEVSQLLWSAYGLSNPIENAPDFLRGGLRTAPSAGALYPLELYLVARNVTDLDRGIYWYKSETHELVRIVGDDCWEELSNAGFNQPHFENAGAAIVYSAVFERCTQKYGDRGRERYVCMDLGHSAENVYLQAYALKAPSATWY
- a CDS encoding type II toxin-antitoxin system PemK/MazF family toxin, whose amino-acid sequence is MTVLKRGMIIDVNLDPVKGSETGKVRPCIIVTNDIYNEIVPVIQVVPVTEWNAKKARIRTNIEITPSKSNGLTKKSLADCLQTRPVDHRQRLVKIRGKLSPAVMLEIDQSLRIVFKLNTLRY
- a CDS encoding Fic family protein; this translates as MHSLLRSFVGSLSFSSDHLTTIKKLGEFKGKQELYSKQIPEVLERLRENAIIESVTASNRIEGITAPETRIKAIARNPEKGHNHNEQAIAGYRDALNLIHSSHQGMTFDCNAILQLHSMIYRYLPEDGGHWKYVDNVIEERNLDGDLIKVKFKPVSHLETPEAMRSLEQGYLTQTERYRTEPLILIPLSILDFLCIHPFDDGNGRIARLLSLLLLYKSGFEVGRYISLERIIDESLKSYYDTLEASSINWHANMHDPFPWITYFWGVLIRAYKELEDRVGTSQPSRGSKTARVTEAIMHFPGEFSISDLERKCPTVSRDMIRVVLRQLKEENIISVQRRGRASKWTVINRGDLNADR
- a CDS encoding type I restriction-modification system subunit M: MLTGKLKGLLNSLWDRFWSGGIANPLTVMEQISYLLFIRRLDAMDSKNKADAEWLNKEYNSIFAGQEDCRWSRFKHLPGDEMLVHVRDNVFPFIKNLGDKNQPFSQYMQDAVFIIPKASLLVEAVGIIDSIYTEIDRERQENGQTFHDTQGDIYEFLLSEISSSGKNGQFRTPRHIIQMMCELVDPKLGEQICDPACGTGGFLLGAYQHILTAHTSPELRHKDENGFERGLVGDKLTDERQWKSLRERTFYGYDFDTTMVRIGLMNLMLHGIEQADIDYMDTLSKRFNEKDCYDVVLANPPFKGSIDKGDINEELCLPTTKTELLFVNRIINLLRIGGRAAVIVPDGVLLGSSNAHKKLRQMLIEDCELQGIVSMPSGVFKPYEGVSTAVVVFVKGGKTENVWFYDMQADGYSLDDKRDKIESNDIPDIINRWKNRDPEKNTDRKAKAFTVPVKEIIDNKYDLSINRYKEIEYEEVEYDPPKEILQKLRELEDDIRKDLDELEGMLG
- a CDS encoding restriction endonuclease subunit S, which codes for MRSGGTPRRGNPNFYGGNIPWAKIADLNTTDRVVTGTNESITEEGLSTIGNRVFPEGTLLLAMYGSVGKVAFAGKPLSTNQTILGINVRDSNRLDSRYLFHWFESNQRKLLADARGVTTNNISKTIVMNLRIPLPPLEEQKRIAAILDKADVVRRKRQESIRLTEEFLKSVFLDMFGDPVCNPNIDKLPAGWNRCVVADLRTSGKWTCIGGPFGSNLTSSDYRVSRVPVIRGSNLSTNDCFVSEDELVDPVWLVSYLQAPMAQRIIENRTLSTGVPHINLGILREFPVNLPPIAEQKRYSALNTETVKANKKQRDALEFSHGLFNSLVQRAFKGFLF